In a genomic window of Streptomyces sp. SJL17-4:
- a CDS encoding (2Fe-2S) ferredoxin domain-containing protein yields the protein MSLRTNKRKEAAPTRAGAASCTVAVCRGCCCGRPKIPGVDHAAQLAALRRTMPDGAQVRVTGCLDSCERANVIVVQPSAAGRAAGGRPVWLGLVHDEDAATDIAAWIEAGGPGLADPPGVLELYAFSPARRVRAELPNG from the coding sequence ATGAGCCTCCGTACGAACAAGCGCAAGGAGGCCGCCCCCACACGGGCGGGGGCGGCCTCCTGCACGGTCGCGGTGTGCCGAGGCTGCTGCTGCGGCAGACCCAAGATCCCCGGCGTCGACCACGCCGCACAACTGGCGGCCCTGCGCCGCACCATGCCGGACGGGGCGCAGGTCCGGGTCACCGGCTGCCTGGACTCCTGCGAGCGCGCCAACGTCATCGTCGTCCAGCCCTCCGCCGCCGGACGCGCGGCGGGCGGCCGGCCGGTCTGGCTCGGCCTCGTCCACGACGAGGACGCTGCCACCGACATCGCCGCCTGGATCGAGGCCGGTGGTCCCGGCCTCGCGGACCCGCCCGGTGTCCTCGAGCTCTACGCCTTCAGCCCCGCCCGCCGCGTCCGCGCCGAACTGCCCAACGGATAG
- a CDS encoding heavy metal translocating P-type ATPase, producing MSSVLERPSTAAAGPGSAPPRRRTRILALPEARWALAALVLFLLALPLYLADAPSWLWGPLFAASYVTGGWEPGWEGLKALKDKTLDVDLLMVVAAVGAAAIGQVLDGALLIVIFATSGALEAVATARTADSVRGLLDLAPETATRVADDGTEETVPAADLAVGDIVLVRPGERIGADGRVLDGASDVDQATITGEPLPVAKQVGDEVFAGTLNGSGVLRVKVERDPSESVIARIVAMVEVAAATKAPTQLFIEKVEQRYSLGMVAATLLIFVIPMLMGAELQSTLLRAMTFMIVASPCAIVLATMPPLLSAMANAGRHGVLVKSAVVMERLGQIDAVALDKTGTLTEGTPRLTDLRALDGSGLDEDALLRLAAAAEHPSEHPLARAVVDAARARGLELPAAEDFTSTPGTGVTATVDGHAVAVGSPARLLDEPAHPAAVLAAALEEEGRTAVVVTLDGRPAGALGIADRLRPEAATATRALAELTGRTPVLVTGDNPRAAARLAAEVGITDVRAGLLPQEKVAAVHELQNSGAKVLVVGDGVNDAPALAAAHTGIAMGRAGSDLALETADAVVVRDELATIPTAVNLSRRARKLVIQNLVIAGTFIAVLAVWDLVGTLPLPLGVAGHEGSTVLVGLNGLRLLADGAWRRARPETR from the coding sequence ATGTCTTCTGTCCTGGAACGGCCCTCGACGGCTGCTGCCGGACCGGGCTCCGCGCCACCGCGTCGGCGCACTCGGATCCTGGCCCTCCCCGAGGCCCGCTGGGCGCTTGCGGCGCTGGTCCTGTTCCTGCTCGCCCTCCCGCTGTACCTGGCGGACGCACCGTCGTGGCTGTGGGGGCCGCTGTTCGCCGCGAGCTACGTCACCGGCGGCTGGGAGCCGGGCTGGGAGGGCCTGAAGGCCCTGAAGGACAAGACCCTGGACGTCGACCTGCTGATGGTCGTAGCGGCCGTCGGCGCGGCCGCGATCGGGCAGGTCCTCGACGGTGCGCTGCTGATCGTCATCTTCGCCACCTCGGGGGCCCTGGAGGCCGTCGCCACCGCCCGCACCGCCGACTCCGTACGCGGACTGCTCGACCTGGCACCGGAGACAGCGACGCGCGTGGCGGACGACGGTACGGAGGAGACCGTCCCAGCGGCGGATCTCGCCGTGGGCGACATCGTTCTCGTACGGCCGGGGGAGCGGATCGGGGCCGACGGCCGGGTACTCGACGGCGCCAGCGACGTCGACCAGGCCACCATCACTGGCGAGCCGCTGCCGGTCGCCAAGCAGGTGGGCGACGAGGTCTTCGCCGGTACCCTCAACGGTTCCGGCGTCCTGCGCGTGAAGGTCGAACGCGACCCGTCCGAGTCGGTGATCGCCCGGATCGTGGCGATGGTCGAGGTGGCCGCCGCGACCAAGGCGCCCACCCAGCTGTTCATCGAGAAGGTCGAGCAGCGCTACAGCCTCGGCATGGTCGCCGCCACGCTGCTGATCTTCGTGATCCCGATGCTCATGGGCGCGGAGCTCCAGTCCACGCTGCTACGGGCGATGACCTTCATGATCGTGGCTTCCCCGTGCGCCATCGTTCTTGCCACCATGCCGCCGCTGCTGTCGGCGATGGCCAACGCCGGCCGCCACGGTGTCCTGGTGAAGTCCGCCGTCGTCATGGAGCGCCTGGGCCAGATCGACGCGGTCGCGCTCGACAAGACCGGCACCCTGACCGAGGGAACCCCGCGGCTGACCGACCTGCGTGCCCTGGACGGCTCCGGCCTCGACGAGGACGCGCTCCTGCGCCTCGCGGCGGCAGCCGAGCACCCCAGCGAACACCCCCTCGCCCGCGCTGTGGTGGACGCCGCCCGCGCCCGTGGCCTGGAACTGCCGGCGGCCGAGGACTTCACCTCCACGCCCGGCACCGGTGTCACCGCCACTGTCGACGGCCATGCCGTCGCAGTCGGCAGCCCCGCCCGCCTCCTCGACGAACCGGCCCACCCGGCCGCGGTCCTGGCCGCCGCGCTGGAGGAGGAGGGTCGCACCGCCGTCGTGGTCACCCTCGACGGTCGCCCGGCCGGCGCCCTCGGGATCGCCGACCGGCTCCGTCCCGAGGCCGCCACCGCCACCCGCGCGCTGGCCGAACTGACGGGCCGCACCCCGGTCTTGGTCACCGGCGACAACCCGCGCGCCGCGGCCCGTCTCGCCGCCGAGGTCGGCATCACCGACGTACGGGCCGGACTGCTGCCCCAGGAGAAAGTCGCCGCCGTCCACGAACTCCAGAACAGCGGCGCCAAGGTCCTCGTCGTCGGCGACGGCGTCAACGACGCCCCGGCTCTCGCCGCCGCCCACACCGGCATCGCCATGGGCCGGGCCGGCTCCGACTTGGCCTTGGAGACCGCCGACGCCGTCGTCGTCCGCGACGAACTCGCCACCATCCCCACCGCCGTGAACCTCTCCCGTCGCGCCCGCAAGCTCGTGATCCAGAACCTCGTCATCGCGGGCACCTTCATCGCCGTCCTGGCCGTCTGGGACCTCGTCGGCACCCTGCCCCTGCCGCTCGGCGTCGCCGGACACGAGGGCTCCACCGTCCTCGTCGGCCTCAACGGCCTGCGCCTGCTCGCCGACGGCGCCTGGCGCCGCGCCCGCCCAGAGACCCGGTAG
- a CDS encoding metalloregulator ArsR/SmtB family transcription factor, which produces MGHGTNANSTTRERLDTVGATDVAATLQALATPSRLYILARLREGPSSVGELAAAVGMEPSACSHQLRLLRNLGLVTGERHGRSIVYALYDNHVAELLDQALYHVEHLRTGTRDLPAELTAPATAD; this is translated from the coding sequence ATGGGCCACGGAACGAACGCCAACAGCACCACCCGCGAACGTCTCGACACGGTCGGTGCGACCGACGTCGCCGCGACCCTCCAGGCCCTCGCCACACCCTCGCGCCTGTACATCCTGGCCCGCCTGCGGGAAGGACCCTCCTCGGTCGGCGAGCTCGCCGCGGCCGTCGGAATGGAGCCCTCGGCCTGCTCCCACCAGCTCCGCCTACTGCGCAACCTCGGCCTCGTGACCGGTGAGCGACACGGCCGCTCGATCGTCTACGCGCTCTACGACAACCACGTCGCCGAACTCCTCGACCAGGCGCTTTACCACGTCGAGCACCTGCGCACCGGCACCCGCGACCTCCCCGCCGAACTCACCGCTCCGGCCACAGCCGACTAG
- a CDS encoding MFS transporter, with the protein MSRLSAQFASFGPAVRLLMVNQFGINLGFYMLMPYLADHLSHGLAMAAWAVGLVLGVRNLSQQGMFLVGGTLADRYGCKPMILAGCALRTVAFALLGVAQSLPALVVASALTGLAGALFNPAVRAYLAAEAGEERRVEAFAVFNVFYQAGILVGPLAGLALLALDFRAVCVVAAAVFGLLAVLQARSLPARPPADRNARSAVRAVLADWRSIAANRPFLLFACVMSGSYVLAFQVYLALPLRARELFGGQAGLVTGAVFAASALAALSGQLKLTAWAKRTLTGPKAIAWGLAVMGLAFLPVLPTPGTGPVGTVVGVTALAVCAGLLAWGGALLYPFEMDTVMRLSGERLVATYYGAYNTASGVAIAVGNLAIGALFDTGIGWLPWAVLAATGLLCAGAVVALERGGTLTRAEAEPEVGTDTAVGANSR; encoded by the coding sequence ATGAGCCGGCTGTCGGCGCAGTTCGCGTCGTTCGGTCCGGCCGTACGGCTGCTGATGGTGAACCAGTTCGGGATCAACCTGGGCTTCTACATGCTGATGCCCTACCTCGCCGACCATCTCTCCCATGGGCTCGCAATGGCGGCCTGGGCGGTCGGCCTCGTCCTCGGCGTACGCAACCTCTCCCAGCAGGGCATGTTCCTCGTCGGCGGCACGCTCGCCGACCGCTACGGCTGCAAGCCCATGATCTTGGCGGGCTGCGCCCTGAGGACCGTCGCCTTCGCCCTTCTCGGCGTGGCCCAGTCCCTGCCCGCGCTCGTCGTGGCCTCGGCGCTCACCGGCCTCGCCGGGGCCTTGTTCAATCCGGCCGTACGTGCCTATCTGGCCGCCGAGGCGGGGGAGGAGCGACGGGTCGAGGCGTTCGCCGTCTTCAACGTCTTCTACCAGGCCGGCATCCTTGTCGGGCCGCTCGCCGGCCTTGCTCTGCTGGCCCTCGACTTCCGCGCGGTGTGCGTGGTCGCCGCAGCTGTCTTCGGCCTTCTGGCTGTGCTCCAGGCGCGGTCCCTGCCTGCCCGTCCGCCGGCCGACCGGAACGCGCGCTCCGCGGTACGCGCGGTGCTTGCCGACTGGCGGTCCATCGCTGCCAATCGGCCGTTCCTGCTGTTCGCGTGCGTCATGTCGGGCTCGTATGTGCTGGCCTTCCAGGTCTACCTGGCGCTGCCCCTTCGGGCGCGTGAGCTGTTCGGTGGACAGGCCGGTCTGGTGACGGGGGCGGTGTTCGCCGCCTCCGCACTCGCGGCCCTGTCGGGACAGCTGAAACTCACAGCCTGGGCCAAACGCACTCTGACCGGGCCGAAGGCCATCGCCTGGGGACTCGCCGTCATGGGGCTCGCCTTCTTGCCGGTGCTGCCGACTCCGGGAACGGGGCCGGTGGGCACGGTGGTCGGGGTCACCGCCCTCGCGGTGTGCGCGGGGCTGCTGGCCTGGGGCGGCGCGCTGCTCTATCCCTTCGAGATGGACACGGTCATGCGCTTGTCCGGCGAGCGCCTGGTGGCGACCTATTACGGCGCCTACAACACCGCCTCGGGCGTCGCCATCGCTGTGGGCAACCTTGCTATCGGTGCTCTCTTCGATACGGGCATCGGCTGGCTTCCCTGGGCGGTGCTGGCCGCGACCGGTCTGCTCTGCGCGGGAGCCGTCGTCGCCCTCGAACGGGGCGGCACCCTCACCCGCGCGGAAGCCGAACCCGAAGTCGGAACGGATACGGCGGTCGGCGCGAACAGCCGCTAG
- a CDS encoding pyridoxal-phosphate dependent enzyme — protein sequence MNRHSLLDDLGPLAPASFAPVPPVVRRPAQLVGATPVLWIDQFFAPPGRGFFAKLEGRNPGGIKDRPGLHMIRQARLRGELLPGAPVIESSSGTLGLGLALAGLTYGHPVTVVTDPGMESSLVRLLTALGAHVDQVERPHPTGGWQAARRERVSALLSAAPGAYCPDQYANPDNVAAYRPLAMELIAQLGRIDVLVAAVGTGGHSAGIAAGLREVAPDVRLIGVDSVNSAIFGQPAGPRLMRGLGSSIHPDNVDYAAFSEVHWVAPREAARACRRLARRHYTSGGWSVGAVALVAGWAARTMPPGTRIVAVFPDGPHRYLDTLYNDAWCEEHGLLDGEVPEEPDEIAMPDECTVTGWTRCSDVRDPLARLAERPAGAR from the coding sequence ATGAACCGCCATTCCCTGCTCGACGACCTTGGGCCGCTCGCCCCAGCGTCGTTCGCCCCCGTTCCGCCCGTCGTCCGCCGGCCCGCCCAGCTCGTCGGCGCCACCCCCGTCCTCTGGATCGACCAGTTCTTCGCCCCGCCCGGCCGGGGATTCTTCGCCAAGCTGGAGGGACGCAACCCGGGCGGCATCAAGGACCGCCCTGGGCTGCACATGATCCGCCAGGCCCGGCTGCGCGGTGAGCTGCTGCCCGGTGCTCCCGTGATCGAGTCCTCCAGCGGCACCCTCGGCCTCGGCCTGGCACTCGCCGGGCTGACGTACGGGCATCCGGTCACCGTGGTCACCGACCCCGGGATGGAGTCGTCCCTCGTACGCCTGCTGACCGCACTCGGCGCCCACGTCGACCAGGTTGAGCGACCGCATCCCACCGGCGGCTGGCAGGCCGCCCGCCGGGAGCGGGTTTCGGCGCTGCTGTCCGCGGCGCCCGGCGCGTACTGCCCGGACCAGTACGCCAATCCCGACAACGTCGCCGCCTACCGGCCGCTGGCCATGGAACTCATCGCCCAGCTGGGCCGGATCGACGTCCTGGTCGCGGCGGTCGGCACCGGCGGCCACTCTGCGGGTATCGCCGCCGGACTGCGGGAAGTCGCCCCTGACGTGAGGCTGATCGGGGTGGATTCGGTCAACTCGGCGATCTTCGGACAGCCCGCCGGTCCGCGCCTGATGCGCGGGCTCGGCTCCAGCATCCACCCGGACAATGTCGACTACGCGGCGTTCTCCGAAGTGCACTGGGTCGCGCCCCGGGAAGCGGCCCGGGCGTGCCGTCGCCTCGCCCGCCGGCACTACACCTCCGGCGGCTGGAGCGTCGGCGCGGTCGCCCTCGTCGCCGGCTGGGCGGCCCGCACCATGCCGCCGGGGACGCGCATCGTGGCCGTCTTCCCCGACGGCCCGCATCGCTACCTGGACACCCTCTACAACGACGCCTGGTGCGAGGAACACGGACTTCTCGATGGCGAGGTGCCGGAGGAACCGGACGAGATCGCCATGCCCGACGAGTGCACGGTGACCGGCTGGACCAGGTGCTCGGATGTGCGTGACCCCTTGGCCCGCCTCGCCGAACGCCCGGCGGGTGCGCGATGA
- a CDS encoding DUF305 domain-containing protein, producing the protein MTESVPLDPADISETTAGPRVRWHHVLLGAGLAVLLVGAVALGRTTASAEPRHAAPASDSADAGFARDMSIHHAQAVEMSFLVRSRSDVKDVGYLSYDIITTQSNQRGMMLGALQRWDLPVHTSAAPMAWMGHGQHSGHGGEVLMPGMASRAELDRLSKAPAKNAEVLYLQLMIRHHQAGVAMAQGYADLGADPLLVRLAEGMVAGQREEIDLMTDMLKRRGAAPLN; encoded by the coding sequence GTGACCGAGTCCGTTCCCCTCGACCCGGCCGACATATCCGAGACCACCGCCGGCCCACGGGTGCGGTGGCACCACGTGCTGCTGGGCGCCGGGCTCGCGGTCCTGCTCGTCGGCGCGGTCGCCCTGGGCCGAACGACCGCCTCCGCGGAGCCGCGCCACGCTGCCCCGGCGTCCGACTCCGCCGACGCGGGGTTCGCCCGGGACATGTCCATCCACCATGCGCAGGCGGTCGAGATGTCCTTCCTCGTCCGCTCGCGCAGCGATGTCAAGGACGTCGGCTACCTCTCGTACGACATCATCACCACGCAGTCGAACCAGCGGGGCATGATGCTCGGCGCCCTCCAGCGTTGGGACCTTCCTGTGCACACCAGCGCGGCACCGATGGCGTGGATGGGACACGGGCAGCACTCCGGCCACGGCGGCGAGGTCCTGATGCCGGGCATGGCGAGTCGCGCGGAACTCGACCGGCTGAGCAAGGCACCCGCCAAGAACGCGGAGGTCCTCTACCTGCAACTGATGATCCGCCACCATCAGGCCGGCGTGGCGATGGCACAGGGTTACGCCGACCTCGGCGCGGACCCGCTCCTCGTGCGGCTCGCTGAGGGCATGGTCGCCGGGCAGCGCGAGGAGATCGACCTGATGACGGACATGCTGAAGCGGCGCGGGGCGGCCCCGCTCAACTGA
- a CDS encoding DUF1775 domain-containing protein, with amino-acid sequence MHRILRARAPFVTAATLAASLAMTTSAFAHVEVEAENPRALAENIELSFNAESESPTAGITKLEVVLPEGIKPSDVAYKSGPAGWQLTPTDRGYAVSGPAVEAGRDAAYKVVIRQLPEAKSLAFKTLQTYSDGRVDRWIELEESHGDGGHSGSPAPVLELGPAAPGAKPVAPSTTPASPATAAPTSAAPTTPAASDAKAGAKASEAEESSPNTVLMIVGVLVLASVTVGVLWWNRRRGRADG; translated from the coding sequence GTGCACCGCATTCTCCGGGCCCGTGCCCCGTTCGTCACCGCCGCGACGCTCGCCGCCTCGCTCGCGATGACCACCTCCGCCTTCGCTCACGTCGAGGTCGAGGCCGAGAACCCCCGGGCGCTCGCCGAGAACATCGAGCTGTCCTTCAACGCCGAATCCGAGTCGCCGACGGCCGGCATCACCAAGCTGGAAGTGGTCCTCCCCGAAGGGATCAAGCCCTCCGACGTCGCCTACAAGAGCGGCCCGGCAGGCTGGCAGCTGACCCCCACCGACCGCGGCTACGCCGTCTCCGGCCCCGCCGTCGAGGCCGGCCGGGACGCCGCCTACAAGGTCGTGATCCGGCAGCTGCCCGAGGCCAAGTCGCTGGCGTTCAAGACGCTGCAGACCTACAGCGACGGCCGTGTGGACCGCTGGATCGAGCTGGAGGAGTCCCACGGCGACGGCGGCCACTCGGGCAGCCCCGCTCCCGTCCTTGAGCTCGGCCCGGCCGCACCGGGCGCCAAGCCGGTCGCCCCGAGCACCACGCCGGCCAGCCCTGCGACTGCCGCCCCCACGAGCGCGGCGCCGACAACCCCTGCCGCATCCGACGCCAAGGCCGGGGCGAAGGCGTCGGAGGCGGAGGAATCCTCGCCGAACACCGTACTCATGATCGTGGGCGTCCTCGTCCTGGCCTCGGTCACGGTCGGCGTCTTGTGGTGGAACCGGCGACGTGGCCGCGCGGACGGCTGA
- a CDS encoding TerD family protein, giving the protein MITLTKEDGPADLDGVTHLSIGVSWDPTAGSSGGVLGKLRRKTGTDLDLIAVAMQGGDPVRLAGLDSLDPMGNGALVHSGDNQTGHGDGDDETVTVEFARIPANITAIVFVAAAYKKGSSFQKARNISFKVYDATGGSSQQVADIWPSLLTQDNGCAVAKAMRVGDAWKLEVINATGKVKQGDEHALMRFAVSK; this is encoded by the coding sequence ATGATCACGTTGACCAAGGAAGACGGCCCGGCGGACCTGGACGGAGTGACCCATCTGTCCATAGGCGTGTCCTGGGACCCCACCGCCGGCAGCTCCGGCGGAGTGCTGGGCAAGCTGCGCCGCAAGACCGGCACCGACCTCGACCTGATCGCCGTCGCGATGCAGGGCGGGGACCCGGTGCGCCTTGCGGGGCTCGACTCGCTCGACCCCATGGGCAACGGTGCGCTGGTCCACAGCGGCGACAACCAGACCGGACACGGCGACGGCGACGACGAGACGGTCACCGTCGAGTTCGCCCGCATCCCGGCCAACATCACGGCGATCGTGTTCGTCGCCGCCGCGTACAAGAAGGGCAGCTCCTTCCAGAAGGCCCGCAACATCAGCTTCAAGGTCTACGACGCGACCGGCGGTAGCTCGCAGCAGGTCGCCGACATCTGGCCGAGCCTGCTCACCCAGGACAACGGCTGCGCGGTGGCGAAGGCGATGCGCGTCGGCGACGCGTGGAAGCTCGAAGTGATCAATGCGACGGGGAAGGTCAAGCAGGGGGACGAGCACGCCCTGATGCGTTTCGCGGTCAGCAAGTAA
- a CDS encoding IS256 family transposase, whose product MEALRTADGIELVRVLAQRILQELIEAEATAHIGAEPGEHTESRTTWRNGHRERLLTTQAGDLDLAIPKVRTGSFFPSLLERRRRIDQALYAVIMEAYVHGVSTRSVDDLVKALGGDSGISKSEVSRICGDLDAELTVFRTRPLDHTRFPYIYLDATYCKARVEHQIVSQAVVIATGITEDGGREVLGLMVGDSETEVFWSEFLRSLRSRGLSGVRLVIGDHHLGLVAAVRKVMLGAAYQRCRVHFLRNVFSVIPKDSGEMVAATIRTIFAQPTAEAVRSQLDTVADMLGRQFPKVRDMLLEAKTDLTAFADFPERHWKKLQSTNPLERVNREIKRRVDVVQIFPNPDALERLTTAVLIEMHDEWIAFPRSYLPKGGMDSIYPHPEDQPGAVTPLQGT is encoded by the coding sequence ATGGAAGCACTGCGTACGGCGGACGGAATCGAGTTGGTGCGGGTCCTGGCCCAGCGGATCCTGCAGGAACTCATCGAAGCCGAGGCCACTGCCCACATCGGTGCGGAGCCCGGCGAGCACACCGAGAGCCGCACGACCTGGCGTAACGGGCACCGGGAGCGGCTGTTGACCACGCAGGCCGGCGACCTGGACCTGGCGATCCCCAAGGTCCGCACCGGGTCGTTCTTCCCGTCTCTGCTGGAGCGCCGGCGGCGCATCGACCAGGCCCTCTACGCCGTCATCATGGAGGCATACGTGCACGGCGTGTCCACCCGCAGCGTGGACGACCTGGTCAAAGCCCTGGGCGGGGACAGCGGGATCTCCAAGTCCGAGGTCTCCCGGATCTGCGGCGACCTCGACGCGGAACTGACCGTCTTCCGCACCCGGCCCCTGGATCACACCCGCTTCCCCTACATCTACCTCGACGCGACGTACTGCAAGGCCAGGGTCGAGCACCAGATCGTCTCCCAGGCTGTGGTCATCGCCACCGGCATCACCGAGGACGGCGGCCGCGAAGTCCTCGGTCTCATGGTCGGCGACAGCGAGACCGAGGTGTTCTGGAGCGAGTTCCTGCGCTCGCTCCGCTCCCGCGGCCTGAGCGGAGTCCGCCTGGTCATCGGCGACCACCACCTGGGCCTGGTCGCGGCCGTCCGCAAGGTCATGCTCGGCGCCGCCTACCAGCGATGCCGCGTTCACTTCCTGCGCAACGTCTTCTCGGTGATCCCGAAGGACTCCGGCGAGATGGTGGCCGCGACGATCCGCACGATCTTCGCCCAGCCCACCGCCGAGGCCGTCCGGTCCCAGCTCGACACCGTCGCCGACATGCTCGGACGGCAGTTCCCCAAGGTCAGGGACATGCTTCTGGAGGCCAAGACCGACCTGACCGCGTTCGCGGATTTCCCCGAGCGACATTGGAAGAAACTCCAGTCCACCAACCCCCTGGAGCGGGTCAACCGCGAGATCAAGCGCCGCGTCGACGTCGTCCAGATCTTCCCCAACCCCGACGCCCTCGAACGCCTCACCACCGCCGTCCTCATCGAGATGCACGACGAATGGATCGCCTTCCCCCGCAGCTACCTCCCCAAAGGCGGCATGGACTCGATCTACCCCCACCCAGAAGATCAACCCGGCGCCGTTACACCACTACAGGGGACATGA